A single Salminus brasiliensis chromosome 20, fSalBra1.hap2, whole genome shotgun sequence DNA region contains:
- the isca1 gene encoding iron-sulfur cluster assembly 1 homolog, mitochondrial — MVFTSSPENFNKLNMSASIVRATVKAVSRRKILPTRAALTLTPSAVNKIQILLQDKPEYIGLKVGVRTRGCNGLTYTLDYTKEKDKSDEEVLQDGVRVFIEKKAQLTLLGTEMDFVETKLSSEFVFNNPNIKGTCGCGESFNI, encoded by the exons ATGGTGTTTACATCCAGCCCCGAGAACTTTAACAAACTCAACATGTCTGCCTCCATAGTGAGGGCGACTGTGAAGGCAGTCAGCAGGCGAAAAATATTGCCCACAAGAGCAGCTTTGACGCTG ACACCTTCAGCCGTGAACAAAATACAGATACTTTTACAGGACAAACCTGAATAT ATTGGCCTCAAAGTTGGTGTTCGGACCAGAGGTTGCAATGGCCTCACCTACACCCTTGACTATACCAAGGAAAAGGACAAGTCCGATGAGGAGGTGCTTCAAGATG GTGTGAGGGTTTTCATTGAGAAGAAGGCCCAGCTGACCTTGTTGGGTACAGAAATGGATTTTGTTGAGACTAAACTCTCAAGCGAGTTTGTATTCAATAATCCCAACATCAAAGGAACGTGTGGTTGCGGGGAAAGCTTCAACATCTGA
- the psat1 gene encoding phosphoserine aminotransferase, with protein MEKKKTINFGAGPAKLPPSVLLQAQTELLDYNGIGISVLEMSHRSADFSKIINTTENLLRELLNIPENYKVLFLQGGGSGQFSAVPLNLIGLKEDRCADYLVTGTWSAKAAKEAEKYGKVNVVHPKLDKYTRIPDSSSWSLNPSASYVYYCCNETVHGVEFNFIPDTKDVILVSDMSSNFLSRPVDVSKFGLIFAGAQKNIGCAGVTVVIVREDLLGKACKECPVVLDYQVQAGNNSLYNTPPCFSIYIMNLVLEWIKNNGGTEAMEKLSKQKSSLIYDIINSSNGFYSCPVNEDCRSRMNIPFHVGNGEGDEALEKLFLDGASKLGMISLKGHRSVGGIRASLYNAVTLEDTQILSAYMKQFLKDHQPNELEN; from the exons GTGTTACTTCAAGCACAGACAGAGCTGTTGGATTATAATGGCATTGGCATTAGTGTTCTTG AAATGAGCCACAGGTCTGCAGATTTCTCCAAAATCATAAACACCACAGAAAACCTTCTTCGTGAACTCCT GAATATACCGGAAAACTACAAAGTTTTGTTTCTTCAAGGCGGTGGGTCAGGGCAGTTTAGTGCTGTTCCTCTGAATCTGATTGGTCTGAAGGAGGACAGATGTGCCGATTATCTCGTGACTGGAACTTGGTCCGCGAAAGCTGCCAAAGAGGCAGAGAAGTATGGGAAAGTCAATGTGGTTCACCCAAAACTGGACAAATACACGA GAATTCCAGATAGCAGCAGTTGGTCTCTGAATCCTTCAGCATCCTATGTCTACTACTGCTGCAATGAAACAGTCCATGGTGTTGAGTTTAACTTTATTCCTGATACCAAGGATGTGATTCTTGTCAGTGACATGTCATCAAATTTCCTGTCTCGACCAGTAGATGTATCAAAg TTTGGGCTCATATTTGCAGGTGCACAGAAGAACATAGGATGTGCTGGAGTCACTGTTGTAATTGTGAGGGAGGATCTATTGGGAAAAGCCTGTAAGGAGTGTCCTGTTGTACTGGATTATCAAGTACAAGCTGGAAATAACTCCCTCTACAACACACCTCCTTGTTTCAG CATCTACATAATGAACCTGGTTCTGGAATGGATCAAGAATAATGGTGGCACAGAAGCCATGGAGAAACTCAGCAAACAGAAGTCTTCCTTGATCTACGACATCATCAACAGCTCCAATGGATTTTACTC CTGCCCCGTTAATGAGGATTGCCGGAGCCGCATGAACATTCCATTCCACGTTGGAAACGGGGAGGGAGATGAAGCCCTAGAAAAGCTGTTTCTGGATGGGGCTTCTAAACTTGGGATGATTTCATTAAAAGGACACAG aTCTGTTGGCGGGATACGAGCATCTCTGTACAATGCAGTGACTTTGGAAGACACTCAGATTCTCTCTGCCTATATGAAGCAGTTTCTTAAGGATCATCAGCCCAATGAACTGGAGAACTAG